The following proteins come from a genomic window of Sorghum bicolor cultivar BTx623 chromosome 3, Sorghum_bicolor_NCBIv3, whole genome shotgun sequence:
- the LOC8077412 gene encoding U1 small nuclear ribonucleoprotein C — MMEKRHGGGGGGGFTVLRLLAAAVLAFLLPQSAGAADDAKWHAHAHPVAHAGLPPLSAPPPTAGADDLPPPVPVPVSFPPSRAPGQRQQAAPHFGFPLQPGPGAAAPGTAPAGEGYPFIGSNPTVPLPTGMTDTSTVLPLPDTGDAATKVVGSGSAASVRAPVSMIALGGLFFATMLLFLSKI, encoded by the exons ATGATGGAGAAGCGACACGGCggtggcggaggcggaggcttcACTGTGCTccgcctcctcgccgccgccgtcttggCGTTCCTGCTGCCGCAGTCCGCCGGAGCGGCCGACGACGCCAAG TGGCACGCCCATGCCCATCCGGTTGCCCACGCCGGCCTCCCGCCGCTCTCGGCACCACCGCCCACCGCGGGAGCTGACGACCTGCCGCCGCCCGTGCCCGTACCCGTGTCCTTCCCGCCGAGCCGCGCGCCCGGCCAGCGCCAGCAGGCCGCCCCGCACTTCGGCTTCCCGCTGCAGCCGGGCCCGGGCGCCGCGGCCCCGGGGACGGCGCCCGCCGGCGAGGGGTACCCGTTCATCGGCAGCAACCCGACGGTGCCGCTGCCCACCGGCATGACCGACACTTCCACCGTGCTGCCGCTGCCGGACACCGGGGACGCAGCCACCAAG GTGGTGGGCTCGGGCTCGGCAGCGTCCGTTCGTGCTCCCGTCTCCATGATTGCCCTTGGTGGGCTTTTCTTCGCCACCATGTTGCTGTTCCTGTCCAAGATCTAG
- the LOC8074116 gene encoding uncharacterized protein LOC8074116 isoform X2, with translation MEKIGLPSMLSVRGATWEVDAPHCQGCSVQFTFFTRKHHCRRCGGVFCNSCTQQRMVLRGHPDSPVRICDPCKKLEEAARCELRYGHKNIAARATTKATTKPEDEILSEILGGDGVQIQVSSKESLNSEFSGIRAISASSSGSSSRRTTANLNMDTDGDEKLSAEAHDFDINNAAAGFTPEELRQQAVEEKKRYKTLKSEGKPDEALRVFKHGKELERQAAALELELRKSRRMATKAPNVAAALSTPTTDSFDEPETKRYLAGKRVKKEKNDLASELRDLGWSDADLRDETKAAPMSVEGELSQLLREVAPKSSEGKKTGGINKSQVNALKRQALLLKREGRLAEAKEELKKAKILEKQLEEQEILGETEDSDDDLAAIIQNMDDDKHDGIWMDDPNIPAFNFEQILGASNDLAIDGHFDVTDDDMNDPDMAAALKSFGWSEEDDKQLEHHEPVSSSNQDVLKEQMLALKKEAVANRRSGNVAEAMTLLKKAKLLEKDMETEEPESKVASPEGQKTMLAEDITFAGTTARPVLAHRSKLAIQRELLALKKKALALRREGKVDESEEELKKGSVLEKQLEEFENASKPVAKETRSFASNPPYKVEPPSLNLADDGYESEVTDNDMQDPALLSMLKNMGWEDVDTDSAKRNDKPLVSSHLVIQKSSKAKVQLQKELLGIKRKALALRREGKNIEAEEELDKAKVLEQQLAAIEESNSSTASQGVTNAGHQIIENKLDVQHVSTIDATVPTSSVTKTMKWDDMLQAHGSEPGISVDTLGDSPSKLQVETTGSKQIHVAKESSDGASSALSRPSYTNSLGSEKGSHSPSELRVRKEPHKTHGDDILTDEILFHKRKAVAFKREGKMAEAREELKLARLLEKRLEGAQQDNMDGDDNFIAPAGGQSIVAQQRASSSIQTDGVASAPPAQASKSTQPQKVMSSRDRLKIQRESLAHKRNALKLRREGKIAEADAAFELAKALESQLEESDNQGSSSGVKSGEPNDAMVEDLLDPQIMSALKSIGWSDMDLSMQSSSTQPPKPPQTSKGQPTQKVEVKPAITVASKPQNERSQLEEQIKVEKQKALNLKRERKQTEALEALRSAKRLEKKLSSLS, from the exons ATGGAGAAGATTGGGTTGCCTTCGATGCTGTCCGTGCGAGGCGCCACCTGGGAGGTGGATGCACCCCACTGCCAGGGCTGTTCTGTTCAGTTTACCTTTTTTACTAGGAAG CACCATTGCCGAAGATGTGGGGGCGTGTTCTGCAACAGCTGCACCCAGCAAAGGATGGTTTTACGTGGACACCCTGATTCACCTGTTAGAATCTGTGATCCTTGCAAAAAGCTTGAGGAAGCAGCACGCTGCGAATTGAGATATGGACACAAAAATATAGCTGCGAG AGCTACCACAAAAGCAACCACAAAACCAGAAGATGAAATTCTAAGTGAAATTCTTGGAGGTGATGGAGTGCAGATCCAGGTTTCTAGCAAGGAATCTCTGAATTCTGAGTTTTCTGGGATACGTGCAATCAGTGCCAGTTCCTCCGGATCCAGTTCGAGAAGAACTACTGCTAATTTGAATATGGACACAGATGGAGATGAGAAGCTTTCTGCTGAAGCACATGATTTTGATATCAACAACGCTGCAGCTGGTTTTACCCCAGAGGAGTTGCGCCAGCAAGCTGTAGAAGAGAAGAAAAGGTACAAAACTTTGAAATCAGAAGGTAAACCGGATGAAGCACTGCGGGTTTTTAAGCATGGTAAAGAACTTGAGAGGCAAGCTGCAGCGCTTGAATTAGAATTGAGAAAGAGCCGGAGAATGGCTACAAAAGCTCCTAATGTAGCTGCTGCACTTAGTACCCCAACGACTGATAGTTTTGATGAGCCTGAAACAAAAAGGTATTTAGCTGGGAAAAGggtcaagaaagaaaagaatgaTCTTGCCTCTGAGCTCAGAGACCTAGGCTGGTCAGATGCAGACCTTCGTGATGAAACGAAGGCAGCCCCTATGAGTGTGGAAGGAGAGCTGTCACAGCTTCTTAGAGAGGTGGCCCCTAAATCATCGGAGGGCAAGAAAACAGGTGGTATCAATAAATCTCAGGTTAATGCTCTGAAGAGGCAAGCCTTATTGCTGAAGCGGGAAGGTAGACTtgctgaagcaaaagaagagctgAAGAAGGCTAAAATCTTGGAAAAACAACTAGAGGAACAGGAGATTCTGGGTGAAACAGAAGACTCGGATGATGATTTGGCTGCCATTATTCAGAACATGGATGATGATAAGCATGATGGCATATGGATGGATGATCCAAACATCCCTGCTTTTAACTTTGAACAAATTCTCGGTGCCTCTAATGATCTTGCCATTGATGGGCACTTTGATGTTACGGATGATGACATGAACGACCCAGATATGGCTGCTGCCCTAAAATCATTTGGCTGGAGTGAGGAGGATGACAAACAATTGGAACATCATGAGCCTGTTTCTtcttcaaatcaagatgtgctaaAGGAGCAAATGCTTGCTCTTAAAAAAGAAGCTGTTGCAAACAGAAGGTCTGGTAATGTTGCAGAAGCCATGACCTTGCTTAAGAAGGCAAAACTACTTGAGAAGGATATGGAAACTGAAGAGCCAGAATCAAAGGTTGCTTCTCCAGAGGGGCAGAAAACTATGCTTGCAGAAGATATCACTTTTGCAGGGACGACTGCACGACCTGTATTGGCACATCGAAGTAAGCTAGCAATTCAGAGAGAACTGTtggctctgaagaagaaggcactAGCTTTGAGGAGGGAAGGGAAGGTGGATGAGTCGGAGGAAGAGCTGAAGAAAGGTAGCGTTCTAGAAAAACAGCTTGAAGAATTTGAGAATGCTTCCAAACCTGTAGCAAAGGAAACCAGGAGCTTTGCATCTAATCCCCCGTACAAGGTTGAACCCCCAAGTCTCAATCTTGCTGATGATGGATATGAATCTGAGGTTACGGACAACGACATGCAAGATCCAGCATTGTTATCCATGCTGAAAAATATGGGGTGGGAAGATGTTGATACTGATTCTGCAAAAAGAAATGACAAACCATTGGTTTCTTCACATTTAGTTATCCAGAAATCATCAAAAGCTAAGGTTCAGCTTCAGAAGGAATTGCTTGGTATAAAAAGAAAGGCTCTTGCACTCAGACGGGAAGGGAAAAACATAGAAGCTGAGGAGGAACTGGACAAGGCTAAGGTCTTGGAGCAGCAACTTGCAGCGATCGAAGAATCAAATAGCTCGACTGCTAGTCAAGGTGTTACTAATGCTGGACATCAGATTATTGAAAATAAattagatgttcagcatgtctcTACTATTGATGCAACTGTACCCACATCTTCAGTAACAAAAACAATGAAATGGGACGATATGTTGCAGGCACATGGATCTGAACCTGGTATATCTGTGGATACTCTGGGTGATTCTCCAAGCAAACTGCAGGTTGAGACAACTGGTTCTAAACAAATTCATGTGGCAAAAGAAAGTAGTGATGGAGCATCGTCAGCCTTGTCACGTCCATCTTATACTAATTCTCTGGGATCTGAAAAAGGGTCACATTCACCTTCTGAACTACGTGTTCGTAAAGAGCCTCACAAAACACATGGAGATGATATTCTtacagatgagatcttatttcatAAGAGAAAAGCAGTTGCCTTCAAGAGAGAAGGGAAGATGGCAGAAGCTAGAGAAGAACTGAAACTGGCAAGACTCTTAGAAAAACGCCTTGAAGGTGCTCAACAAGACAACATGGATGGTGATGATAACTTCATTGCTCCTGCTGGGGGACAGAGCATCGTGGCCCAACAACGTGCTAGTTCTAGCATCCAAACTGATGGTGTGGCTTCTGCCCCTCCTGCACAGGCGAGCAAGTCGACACAACCTCAGAAAGTAATGTCCAGCCGAGACCGTCTTAAAATTCAACGTGAATCCCTAGCTCACAAGCGCAATGCCCTCAAGTTGCGGAGAGAAGGAAAGATTGCAGAAGCAGATGCAGCATTTGAACTGGCCAAGGCGCTAGAGAGCCAATTGGAAGAGTCAGACAACCAAGGTTCAAGCTCCGGAGTCAAGTCAGGTGAACCAAATGACGCGATGGTGGAGGATCTTCTTGATCCTCAAATCATGTCCGCCCTAAAATCCATAGGTTGGAGCGACATGGATTTATCCATGCAATCTTCTAGTACACAACCTCCTAAGCCCCCGCAGACTTCAAAAGGTCAGCCTACGCAGAAAGTGGAAGTGAAGCCAGCCATTACAGTGGCCAGCAAGCCTCAGAACGAGAGAAGTCAGCTTGAAGAACAGATCAAGGTGGAGAAACAGAAGGCACTCAACTTAAAGCGGGAAAGGAAGCAGACTGAGGCCTTGGAGGCCCTTCGCTCAGCAAAGCGACTGGAGAAGAAGTTGTCCTCACTTAGCTAA
- the LOC8077413 gene encoding VAMP-like protein YKT61, which produces MKITALLVLKSPGDSSASGGGEQQAVVLANASDVSHFGYFQRAAAREFILFVARTVALRTPAGSRQNVQHEEYTVHCYNKDGLCAIAFTDAHYPVRSAFSLLNIVLEQYQKTFGESWRTTKTDVTQPWQYLDDALTKYQDPAEADKLLKIQRDLDETKIILHKTIDSMLDRGERLDSLVEKSSDLSISSQMFYKQAKKTNSCCTIL; this is translated from the exons ATGAAGATCACGGCGTTGCTGGTGCTCAAATCCCCTGGCGATTCCTCCGCCTCCGGCGGCGGGGAGCAGCAGGCTGTGGTGCTGGCCAACGCGTCGGACGTCAGCCACTTCGGCTACTTCCAGCGCGCCGCCGCCCGCGAGTTCATCCTCTTCGTCGCCCGCACCGTCGCCCTCCGCACCCCCGCCGGCAGCCGCCAGAACGTCCAGCACGAAG AGTACACGGTGCATTGCTACAACAAGGATGGCCTTTGCGCCATCGCCTTCACCGACGCCCACTATCCCGTCAGGAGCGCCTTCTCCCTCCTCAACATC GTGCTGGAACAGTACCAGAAGACTTTTGGAGAGTCATGGAGGACAACCAAAACTGATGTGACCCAACCTTGGCAATACTTGGATGATGCCCTAACCAAATACCAG GATCCTGCAGAAGCTGACAAGCTGTTGAAAATTCAGAGGGACTTGGATGAAACCAAGATTATTTTG CATAAAACCATTGATAGCATGCTTGATAGAGGTGAAAGGTTGGACAGCCTAGTGGAGAAGAGTTCTGATCTAAGTATTTCTTCACAG ATGTTCTACAAGCAGGCGAAGAAAACCAACTCTTGCTGTACCATCCTGTAA
- the LOC8074116 gene encoding uncharacterized protein LOC8074116 isoform X1 gives MHTPSFPFLLLCEIDSNPKIMEKIGLPSMLSVRGATWEVDAPHCQGCSVQFTFFTRKHHCRRCGGVFCNSCTQQRMVLRGHPDSPVRICDPCKKLEEAARCELRYGHKNIAARATTKATTKPEDEILSEILGGDGVQIQVSSKESLNSEFSGIRAISASSSGSSSRRTTANLNMDTDGDEKLSAEAHDFDINNAAAGFTPEELRQQAVEEKKRYKTLKSEGKPDEALRVFKHGKELERQAAALELELRKSRRMATKAPNVAAALSTPTTDSFDEPETKRYLAGKRVKKEKNDLASELRDLGWSDADLRDETKAAPMSVEGELSQLLREVAPKSSEGKKTGGINKSQVNALKRQALLLKREGRLAEAKEELKKAKILEKQLEEQEILGETEDSDDDLAAIIQNMDDDKHDGIWMDDPNIPAFNFEQILGASNDLAIDGHFDVTDDDMNDPDMAAALKSFGWSEEDDKQLEHHEPVSSSNQDVLKEQMLALKKEAVANRRSGNVAEAMTLLKKAKLLEKDMETEEPESKVASPEGQKTMLAEDITFAGTTARPVLAHRSKLAIQRELLALKKKALALRREGKVDESEEELKKGSVLEKQLEEFENASKPVAKETRSFASNPPYKVEPPSLNLADDGYESEVTDNDMQDPALLSMLKNMGWEDVDTDSAKRNDKPLVSSHLVIQKSSKAKVQLQKELLGIKRKALALRREGKNIEAEEELDKAKVLEQQLAAIEESNSSTASQGVTNAGHQIIENKLDVQHVSTIDATVPTSSVTKTMKWDDMLQAHGSEPGISVDTLGDSPSKLQVETTGSKQIHVAKESSDGASSALSRPSYTNSLGSEKGSHSPSELRVRKEPHKTHGDDILTDEILFHKRKAVAFKREGKMAEAREELKLARLLEKRLEGAQQDNMDGDDNFIAPAGGQSIVAQQRASSSIQTDGVASAPPAQASKSTQPQKVMSSRDRLKIQRESLAHKRNALKLRREGKIAEADAAFELAKALESQLEESDNQGSSSGVKSGEPNDAMVEDLLDPQIMSALKSIGWSDMDLSMQSSSTQPPKPPQTSKGQPTQKVEVKPAITVASKPQNERSQLEEQIKVEKQKALNLKRERKQTEALEALRSAKRLEKKLSSLS, from the exons ATGCACACCCCTTCTTTCCCCTTCCTTCTGCTGTGCGAAATCGACTCAAACCCTAAG ATTATGGAGAAGATTGGGTTGCCTTCGATGCTGTCCGTGCGAGGCGCCACCTGGGAGGTGGATGCACCCCACTGCCAGGGCTGTTCTGTTCAGTTTACCTTTTTTACTAGGAAG CACCATTGCCGAAGATGTGGGGGCGTGTTCTGCAACAGCTGCACCCAGCAAAGGATGGTTTTACGTGGACACCCTGATTCACCTGTTAGAATCTGTGATCCTTGCAAAAAGCTTGAGGAAGCAGCACGCTGCGAATTGAGATATGGACACAAAAATATAGCTGCGAG AGCTACCACAAAAGCAACCACAAAACCAGAAGATGAAATTCTAAGTGAAATTCTTGGAGGTGATGGAGTGCAGATCCAGGTTTCTAGCAAGGAATCTCTGAATTCTGAGTTTTCTGGGATACGTGCAATCAGTGCCAGTTCCTCCGGATCCAGTTCGAGAAGAACTACTGCTAATTTGAATATGGACACAGATGGAGATGAGAAGCTTTCTGCTGAAGCACATGATTTTGATATCAACAACGCTGCAGCTGGTTTTACCCCAGAGGAGTTGCGCCAGCAAGCTGTAGAAGAGAAGAAAAGGTACAAAACTTTGAAATCAGAAGGTAAACCGGATGAAGCACTGCGGGTTTTTAAGCATGGTAAAGAACTTGAGAGGCAAGCTGCAGCGCTTGAATTAGAATTGAGAAAGAGCCGGAGAATGGCTACAAAAGCTCCTAATGTAGCTGCTGCACTTAGTACCCCAACGACTGATAGTTTTGATGAGCCTGAAACAAAAAGGTATTTAGCTGGGAAAAGggtcaagaaagaaaagaatgaTCTTGCCTCTGAGCTCAGAGACCTAGGCTGGTCAGATGCAGACCTTCGTGATGAAACGAAGGCAGCCCCTATGAGTGTGGAAGGAGAGCTGTCACAGCTTCTTAGAGAGGTGGCCCCTAAATCATCGGAGGGCAAGAAAACAGGTGGTATCAATAAATCTCAGGTTAATGCTCTGAAGAGGCAAGCCTTATTGCTGAAGCGGGAAGGTAGACTtgctgaagcaaaagaagagctgAAGAAGGCTAAAATCTTGGAAAAACAACTAGAGGAACAGGAGATTCTGGGTGAAACAGAAGACTCGGATGATGATTTGGCTGCCATTATTCAGAACATGGATGATGATAAGCATGATGGCATATGGATGGATGATCCAAACATCCCTGCTTTTAACTTTGAACAAATTCTCGGTGCCTCTAATGATCTTGCCATTGATGGGCACTTTGATGTTACGGATGATGACATGAACGACCCAGATATGGCTGCTGCCCTAAAATCATTTGGCTGGAGTGAGGAGGATGACAAACAATTGGAACATCATGAGCCTGTTTCTtcttcaaatcaagatgtgctaaAGGAGCAAATGCTTGCTCTTAAAAAAGAAGCTGTTGCAAACAGAAGGTCTGGTAATGTTGCAGAAGCCATGACCTTGCTTAAGAAGGCAAAACTACTTGAGAAGGATATGGAAACTGAAGAGCCAGAATCAAAGGTTGCTTCTCCAGAGGGGCAGAAAACTATGCTTGCAGAAGATATCACTTTTGCAGGGACGACTGCACGACCTGTATTGGCACATCGAAGTAAGCTAGCAATTCAGAGAGAACTGTtggctctgaagaagaaggcactAGCTTTGAGGAGGGAAGGGAAGGTGGATGAGTCGGAGGAAGAGCTGAAGAAAGGTAGCGTTCTAGAAAAACAGCTTGAAGAATTTGAGAATGCTTCCAAACCTGTAGCAAAGGAAACCAGGAGCTTTGCATCTAATCCCCCGTACAAGGTTGAACCCCCAAGTCTCAATCTTGCTGATGATGGATATGAATCTGAGGTTACGGACAACGACATGCAAGATCCAGCATTGTTATCCATGCTGAAAAATATGGGGTGGGAAGATGTTGATACTGATTCTGCAAAAAGAAATGACAAACCATTGGTTTCTTCACATTTAGTTATCCAGAAATCATCAAAAGCTAAGGTTCAGCTTCAGAAGGAATTGCTTGGTATAAAAAGAAAGGCTCTTGCACTCAGACGGGAAGGGAAAAACATAGAAGCTGAGGAGGAACTGGACAAGGCTAAGGTCTTGGAGCAGCAACTTGCAGCGATCGAAGAATCAAATAGCTCGACTGCTAGTCAAGGTGTTACTAATGCTGGACATCAGATTATTGAAAATAAattagatgttcagcatgtctcTACTATTGATGCAACTGTACCCACATCTTCAGTAACAAAAACAATGAAATGGGACGATATGTTGCAGGCACATGGATCTGAACCTGGTATATCTGTGGATACTCTGGGTGATTCTCCAAGCAAACTGCAGGTTGAGACAACTGGTTCTAAACAAATTCATGTGGCAAAAGAAAGTAGTGATGGAGCATCGTCAGCCTTGTCACGTCCATCTTATACTAATTCTCTGGGATCTGAAAAAGGGTCACATTCACCTTCTGAACTACGTGTTCGTAAAGAGCCTCACAAAACACATGGAGATGATATTCTtacagatgagatcttatttcatAAGAGAAAAGCAGTTGCCTTCAAGAGAGAAGGGAAGATGGCAGAAGCTAGAGAAGAACTGAAACTGGCAAGACTCTTAGAAAAACGCCTTGAAGGTGCTCAACAAGACAACATGGATGGTGATGATAACTTCATTGCTCCTGCTGGGGGACAGAGCATCGTGGCCCAACAACGTGCTAGTTCTAGCATCCAAACTGATGGTGTGGCTTCTGCCCCTCCTGCACAGGCGAGCAAGTCGACACAACCTCAGAAAGTAATGTCCAGCCGAGACCGTCTTAAAATTCAACGTGAATCCCTAGCTCACAAGCGCAATGCCCTCAAGTTGCGGAGAGAAGGAAAGATTGCAGAAGCAGATGCAGCATTTGAACTGGCCAAGGCGCTAGAGAGCCAATTGGAAGAGTCAGACAACCAAGGTTCAAGCTCCGGAGTCAAGTCAGGTGAACCAAATGACGCGATGGTGGAGGATCTTCTTGATCCTCAAATCATGTCCGCCCTAAAATCCATAGGTTGGAGCGACATGGATTTATCCATGCAATCTTCTAGTACACAACCTCCTAAGCCCCCGCAGACTTCAAAAGGTCAGCCTACGCAGAAAGTGGAAGTGAAGCCAGCCATTACAGTGGCCAGCAAGCCTCAGAACGAGAGAAGTCAGCTTGAAGAACAGATCAAGGTGGAGAAACAGAAGGCACTCAACTTAAAGCGGGAAAGGAAGCAGACTGAGGCCTTGGAGGCCCTTCGCTCAGCAAAGCGACTGGAGAAGAAGTTGTCCTCACTTAGCTAA
- the LOC8074116 gene encoding uncharacterized protein LOC8074116 isoform X3, which translates to MDTDGDEKLSAEAHDFDINNAAAGFTPEELRQQAVEEKKRYKTLKSEGKPDEALRVFKHGKELERQAAALELELRKSRRMATKAPNVAAALSTPTTDSFDEPETKRYLAGKRVKKEKNDLASELRDLGWSDADLRDETKAAPMSVEGELSQLLREVAPKSSEGKKTGGINKSQVNALKRQALLLKREGRLAEAKEELKKAKILEKQLEEQEILGETEDSDDDLAAIIQNMDDDKHDGIWMDDPNIPAFNFEQILGASNDLAIDGHFDVTDDDMNDPDMAAALKSFGWSEEDDKQLEHHEPVSSSNQDVLKEQMLALKKEAVANRRSGNVAEAMTLLKKAKLLEKDMETEEPESKVASPEGQKTMLAEDITFAGTTARPVLAHRSKLAIQRELLALKKKALALRREGKVDESEEELKKGSVLEKQLEEFENASKPVAKETRSFASNPPYKVEPPSLNLADDGYESEVTDNDMQDPALLSMLKNMGWEDVDTDSAKRNDKPLVSSHLVIQKSSKAKVQLQKELLGIKRKALALRREGKNIEAEEELDKAKVLEQQLAAIEESNSSTASQGVTNAGHQIIENKLDVQHVSTIDATVPTSSVTKTMKWDDMLQAHGSEPGISVDTLGDSPSKLQVETTGSKQIHVAKESSDGASSALSRPSYTNSLGSEKGSHSPSELRVRKEPHKTHGDDILTDEILFHKRKAVAFKREGKMAEAREELKLARLLEKRLEGAQQDNMDGDDNFIAPAGGQSIVAQQRASSSIQTDGVASAPPAQASKSTQPQKVMSSRDRLKIQRESLAHKRNALKLRREGKIAEADAAFELAKALESQLEESDNQGSSSGVKSGEPNDAMVEDLLDPQIMSALKSIGWSDMDLSMQSSSTQPPKPPQTSKGQPTQKVEVKPAITVASKPQNERSQLEEQIKVEKQKALNLKRERKQTEALEALRSAKRLEKKLSSLS; encoded by the coding sequence ATGGACACAGATGGAGATGAGAAGCTTTCTGCTGAAGCACATGATTTTGATATCAACAACGCTGCAGCTGGTTTTACCCCAGAGGAGTTGCGCCAGCAAGCTGTAGAAGAGAAGAAAAGGTACAAAACTTTGAAATCAGAAGGTAAACCGGATGAAGCACTGCGGGTTTTTAAGCATGGTAAAGAACTTGAGAGGCAAGCTGCAGCGCTTGAATTAGAATTGAGAAAGAGCCGGAGAATGGCTACAAAAGCTCCTAATGTAGCTGCTGCACTTAGTACCCCAACGACTGATAGTTTTGATGAGCCTGAAACAAAAAGGTATTTAGCTGGGAAAAGggtcaagaaagaaaagaatgaTCTTGCCTCTGAGCTCAGAGACCTAGGCTGGTCAGATGCAGACCTTCGTGATGAAACGAAGGCAGCCCCTATGAGTGTGGAAGGAGAGCTGTCACAGCTTCTTAGAGAGGTGGCCCCTAAATCATCGGAGGGCAAGAAAACAGGTGGTATCAATAAATCTCAGGTTAATGCTCTGAAGAGGCAAGCCTTATTGCTGAAGCGGGAAGGTAGACTtgctgaagcaaaagaagagctgAAGAAGGCTAAAATCTTGGAAAAACAACTAGAGGAACAGGAGATTCTGGGTGAAACAGAAGACTCGGATGATGATTTGGCTGCCATTATTCAGAACATGGATGATGATAAGCATGATGGCATATGGATGGATGATCCAAACATCCCTGCTTTTAACTTTGAACAAATTCTCGGTGCCTCTAATGATCTTGCCATTGATGGGCACTTTGATGTTACGGATGATGACATGAACGACCCAGATATGGCTGCTGCCCTAAAATCATTTGGCTGGAGTGAGGAGGATGACAAACAATTGGAACATCATGAGCCTGTTTCTtcttcaaatcaagatgtgctaaAGGAGCAAATGCTTGCTCTTAAAAAAGAAGCTGTTGCAAACAGAAGGTCTGGTAATGTTGCAGAAGCCATGACCTTGCTTAAGAAGGCAAAACTACTTGAGAAGGATATGGAAACTGAAGAGCCAGAATCAAAGGTTGCTTCTCCAGAGGGGCAGAAAACTATGCTTGCAGAAGATATCACTTTTGCAGGGACGACTGCACGACCTGTATTGGCACATCGAAGTAAGCTAGCAATTCAGAGAGAACTGTtggctctgaagaagaaggcactAGCTTTGAGGAGGGAAGGGAAGGTGGATGAGTCGGAGGAAGAGCTGAAGAAAGGTAGCGTTCTAGAAAAACAGCTTGAAGAATTTGAGAATGCTTCCAAACCTGTAGCAAAGGAAACCAGGAGCTTTGCATCTAATCCCCCGTACAAGGTTGAACCCCCAAGTCTCAATCTTGCTGATGATGGATATGAATCTGAGGTTACGGACAACGACATGCAAGATCCAGCATTGTTATCCATGCTGAAAAATATGGGGTGGGAAGATGTTGATACTGATTCTGCAAAAAGAAATGACAAACCATTGGTTTCTTCACATTTAGTTATCCAGAAATCATCAAAAGCTAAGGTTCAGCTTCAGAAGGAATTGCTTGGTATAAAAAGAAAGGCTCTTGCACTCAGACGGGAAGGGAAAAACATAGAAGCTGAGGAGGAACTGGACAAGGCTAAGGTCTTGGAGCAGCAACTTGCAGCGATCGAAGAATCAAATAGCTCGACTGCTAGTCAAGGTGTTACTAATGCTGGACATCAGATTATTGAAAATAAattagatgttcagcatgtctcTACTATTGATGCAACTGTACCCACATCTTCAGTAACAAAAACAATGAAATGGGACGATATGTTGCAGGCACATGGATCTGAACCTGGTATATCTGTGGATACTCTGGGTGATTCTCCAAGCAAACTGCAGGTTGAGACAACTGGTTCTAAACAAATTCATGTGGCAAAAGAAAGTAGTGATGGAGCATCGTCAGCCTTGTCACGTCCATCTTATACTAATTCTCTGGGATCTGAAAAAGGGTCACATTCACCTTCTGAACTACGTGTTCGTAAAGAGCCTCACAAAACACATGGAGATGATATTCTtacagatgagatcttatttcatAAGAGAAAAGCAGTTGCCTTCAAGAGAGAAGGGAAGATGGCAGAAGCTAGAGAAGAACTGAAACTGGCAAGACTCTTAGAAAAACGCCTTGAAGGTGCTCAACAAGACAACATGGATGGTGATGATAACTTCATTGCTCCTGCTGGGGGACAGAGCATCGTGGCCCAACAACGTGCTAGTTCTAGCATCCAAACTGATGGTGTGGCTTCTGCCCCTCCTGCACAGGCGAGCAAGTCGACACAACCTCAGAAAGTAATGTCCAGCCGAGACCGTCTTAAAATTCAACGTGAATCCCTAGCTCACAAGCGCAATGCCCTCAAGTTGCGGAGAGAAGGAAAGATTGCAGAAGCAGATGCAGCATTTGAACTGGCCAAGGCGCTAGAGAGCCAATTGGAAGAGTCAGACAACCAAGGTTCAAGCTCCGGAGTCAAGTCAGGTGAACCAAATGACGCGATGGTGGAGGATCTTCTTGATCCTCAAATCATGTCCGCCCTAAAATCCATAGGTTGGAGCGACATGGATTTATCCATGCAATCTTCTAGTACACAACCTCCTAAGCCCCCGCAGACTTCAAAAGGTCAGCCTACGCAGAAAGTGGAAGTGAAGCCAGCCATTACAGTGGCCAGCAAGCCTCAGAACGAGAGAAGTCAGCTTGAAGAACAGATCAAGGTGGAGAAACAGAAGGCACTCAACTTAAAGCGGGAAAGGAAGCAGACTGAGGCCTTGGAGGCCCTTCGCTCAGCAAAGCGACTGGAGAAGAAGTTGTCCTCACTTAGCTAA